DNA sequence from the Candidatus Babeliales bacterium genome:
TGAAATTGGCAATATGTCGGTTATTGAGCTTGCGGATCTTGTCAAAGCTCTTGAATCAAAATTTGGAATTTCAGCAGCTATGCCAATGGCATCAGCAGCGGCTCCAGTAGCAGAAGCGGCTCCAGTAGCAGCAGAAAAAAGTGAATACAAAGTAACACTTAAAGATGCAGGTACTGAAAAAATAAAAGTAATTAAAGCTTTGCGTGAAGTTATTCCTAATCTCGCACTTTCTGATGCTAAAAAATTAACAGAAGAACCATCAGCTGTTATTGCTGAATCAGTGTCAAAAGCTGATGCAGAAAAAATGAAAAAAAAGCTTGAAGAAGTTGGTGCAAAAGTGGAGCTTGCATAACATATTGTTATGTAGGCTTTTTGTTTTGGCGGCGTAGTGGGGGATAAGGTTTGATTGGCCACATAGTTTGGCGTTAGTAAGGAGTGGTCTTAATGTCTAATGTACTTATAAGCAAGAGTACTCTTCGTAAGCAATATGGTAAAATAAAGGACGTTGTTCCGGTACCAAATTTAATTGAAATACAATCAACATCATTTAATGATTTTGTTCAGCTCGACTATTTACCGCATGAAAGAAAGCTTATTGGGCTTGAAAAAGTATTGCGGGATATTTTTCCTATTGAGTATGAAGATA
Encoded proteins:
- the rplL gene encoding 50S ribosomal protein L7/L12; translated protein: MSAKSYEKFIDEIGNMSVIELADLVKALESKFGISAAMPMASAAAPVAEAAPVAAEKSEYKVTLKDAGTEKIKVIKALREVIPNLALSDAKKLTEEPSAVIAESVSKADAEKMKKKLEEVGAKVELA